One genomic segment of Brassica napus cultivar Da-Ae chromosome A3, Da-Ae, whole genome shotgun sequence includes these proteins:
- the LOC106428747 gene encoding adenosine kinase 2 — protein sequence MASSNNYDGILLGMGNPLLDISAVVDEAFLTKYDVKLNNAILAEEKHLPMYDEMSSKFNVEYIAGGATQNSIKVAQWMLQIPGATSYMGSIGKDKYGEAMKKDATAAGLNVHYYEDESAPTGTCGVCVVGGERSLIANLSAANCYKVDHLKKPENWALVEKAKFYYIAGFFLTVSPESIQLVSEHAAANNKVFTMNLSAPFICEFFKDAQEKFLPYMDFVFGNETEARTFSRVHGWETEDVEQIAIKISQLPKATGTYKRTTVITQGADPVVVAEDGKVTKYPVIPLPKDKLVDTNGAGDAFVGGFMSQLVKEKSIEECVKAGCYASNVVIQRSGCTYPEKPDFN from the exons atggCTTCCTCTAACAACTACGATGGGATCCTTCTCGGAATGGGCAACCCTCTCCTCGATATCTCTGCCGTCGTCGACGAGGCTTTTCTCACcaa ATACGATGTCAAGTTGAACAATGCGATTCTCGCCGAGGAGAAACATTTGCCTAT GTATGATGAGATGAGTAGCAAGTTCAATGTTGAATACATTGCCGGAG GTGCAACTCAGAACTCAATCAAAGTGGCTCAG TGGATGCTTCAAATTCCTGGTGCAACCAGTTACATGGGCTCCATTGGAAAGGACAAATACGGTGAGGCTATGAAGAAGGATGCCACTGCTGCTGGTCTCAAT GTTCACTACTATGAGGATGAGTCTGCACCTACTGGAACTTGCGGTGTCTGTGTTGTTGGTGGAGAAAGGTCTCTTATTGCCAATCTCTCTGCTGCTAACTGCTACAAGGTTGACCACCTTAAGAAGCCTGAAAACTGGGCATTAG TTGAGAAGGCCAAGTTCTACTACATCGCTGGATTCTTCCTGACGGTATCTCCTGAATCCATTCAGTTGGTATCTGAGCACGCTGCTGCCAACAACAAGGTGTTCACAATGAACCTTTCTGCTCCATTCATCTGTGAATTCTTCAAAGATGCGCAGGAGAAGTTCTTGCC GTACATGGACTTTGTTTTTGGCAATGAGACAGAGGCAAGAACCTTCTCCAGGGTTCACGGCTGGGAG accgAAGATGTGGAGCAAATAGCCATCAAGATTTCACAGCTTCCCAAGGCCACAGGGACGTACAAGAGGACCACCGTGATTACACAAGGGGCAGACCCAGTGGTTGTTGCTGAAGATGGAAAGGTGACGAAATACCCTGTGATCCCTCTCCCAAAGGACAAGCTTGTTGACACCAACGGTGCAG GTGATGCATTTGTGGGAGGATTCATGTCACAGTTGGTGAAAGAGAAGTCCATTGAGGAGTGCGTGAAGGCAGGATGCTACGCATCGAACGTGGTGATCCAAAGATCTGGCTGCACTTACCCTGAGAAGCCAGACTTCAACTAA